The window tcgattcttccttctacttccacttgttcatttgtctgtttaaacctttctcttctctctgttaataagttctcaaaatgctctacccatgtgttctctggtattctatttattatgacttggttttttgtcgttgttctcatcgtttttatagttctccaggcttcagagctctttgtccctcctatatggttgtctaggtaatggcatttttgttcccatgtactatttttctttttagccacttctcgtttgacttctttattcaagtttttatattgttgttttgtatgttcgtctccctgctgtaataactgtagatatacttccttttttctttttatcttttcttccacttctttatcccaccaatatggtttatctactcttcgtacctgtggccctaaggcttctagcgctgcgtctttcatgcagttttttatatattcgtattcatccgtcgttgatctgtgtgattcctgtagtttttgtgttagtctccaggagtaaagtaactgtgtgctctcgttatctagattatctaaggtgtacgtagttctctctattttttctctgtgttctttgttgatgtctgtgtggttcctgtctacgaatggtgtatatatttttcctattatcaggcagtggtccgagccgcactctgctcctctattcacctttacgtcctgtactcttaacttagtttgttgtcttgttatgaaataatctattatcgattttagacctcttgtgtgctgataccaggtgtatttatgtatgttcttgtgggcgaaaaaaccattcaaaatctttaactcatattgttggcatatatttatgagtctttctccgttgttgttaacagtttcttctccatgcatgcctaccactttactttgaacttgttttcctactctggcattcaggtctcctccgcatataatctcatggctgttagaaatttcgttcaggatttttctaaagtCTTCTTCAAAAGCTTCCTTTTCTTGCACTGAGTAGTCATCATTTACGGCATATACCCCCAGAATTGTTATTTGTGTTTCTCTTAGGAGAACCGTCACTTTAATAAAACGTTCGTTGTATTTAATTTGTACTTCGAACTAATATTTCAGGAGAAATTATGGGAAAGAACTAATTGTGTAAGGATTGAAGGGAGCATCCTTAATAACATAACATTTGCAGACGATACCGCAATCATGACAGAAAAAATTGAGGATTTACaaactgttaaaaaattattaacagtAAAAGCAAAAAGATGGAaccaaaaataaatatagataaaaccaaataTGTAGTGATCTCAAAAACCCCTATTGGCAACATATATCTGACATTGGAGGGTAAACCATTAGAGAGGGTTGACAAGTATAAATACCTCAGAACCTTTATAAACGCACAGTTAGATCAAGATGAGTAGATGAAGACCAAAATTCAAATAGCTCGAAAAGGAtttcaaacatacaaataaatatccacaaggaaactaagttcctgtagctggctgtataccttgtataacaaaaattttttttatttaaaatcctttataccttttataaaggattttaaataaaaaatttttttatacaaatcaatgtctacaaataagaaattgagtatgatTATCGGATTGAGGTTGGTCGAGTGTTATGTATGGTTGCAACTGCTGTATGGGGTAGAAGCTGGGACTCTGGAAGCCCAATCCGTAAAAAAAAtagaggcattcgaaatgtggctatataagCGTATTCTAAGAATTCCTTGTATTGCAAAGGTCTCAAACAAAGAAGTGAAAAGATATATTGGAGATAGTAGGAAGCTTATAAacacaactaaaataaaaaaaaacatcttatCTAAGCCACATACTTTGAAACGATAAAAAGACTCTCTTCTACACATCATCTTGCAAAGAAGAGTAGAGGGAATAAAAGGcttggaaaaaaagaaaaaatcttggttgaggaatatcagagattggactaattTCAGTGTTGAATAAATATTTTACGTTGCAAAAAAAATGATGGTACAATAAGGAGAAaaattttaaacctttttttattgtttataccTATTTATTTTATCCTAATTAGAATTTTGGTAGTTACGAACGCAAAATTTAATtgtcagtagtaatatccctaggacattgataacagacgggATAATTttatgacaatcgaaagctcgttccttggtaacagcacgaagccgaaggctgagtgctattaccaagcaacgagcttgagaaatttgtcatgaaattatgaggcattcatcaatgtccgaaggatattcggcggataatttttcgaaaaaaaaaatgaatattattaaaaaatgaatgcaattatcagtctaatgttgacataattgggtgaaattgttccacatgacacaaaatgacgaaatttgaatggttgttagaacagtcgaaaaattatcaaaataataaaatatagttttatttttgtgTAGAAATAACAAAATTAATTCTTTCTGATTTTTAATTTGCTTTTTAGTGCTACATGCAGTGTGCttttaatatgtataaattggtaagtattttaaaaaattttattactttgAACATAGACCTGAACAAAATTAtatatcgttttaaattattacctTTCTATTCTGATTGGTATAATTAATTTATGTAGGTGCTTCAAGCTCTTTTAGAActtgaatattatattttttggaatacgttaaattttatatttagaaTTACATATTTTTGTAACACAAAAAAATGATAGAGCTAATTAAAACGAACAAATCAGATAATTCGTGCCCTACTAAATTCTTGAACGATGTGTAGTATTAAAGTAGTATAAAAGACGTATTTTAGAAATACTGAGATAAACACAGTAATCTCAAAGTATCAGAAGTATCAAAAATATTCTATTGCAATACATAATTGCTTTTCAATAGAAAACTAGGGCACACGTATTGAATACTCTAAACGTCttgttttaaaatacttttgctgCACTTTAAGCTAACCTTCTAGATTCAGCAGTTTTATAAACATACTTGGCTTAGTAACGAGTTGATCTGTAATAGAATCTTAATGTTATAAAAAGGTAAGCAAAAAGGCATCGGGTCACTTAATAATCGTAATTCATTCATAATCGATATTCGTAATTTAAGATGTAAAGACGTtgtcaattaaataaatattgtcaTCAAGTATAAGTTATCCAGTTGTAAATAGTACTAAATAAATACGATGCATTCCAACTTAATAAATTTATCAGTTCTCCTCTCACTAGTCAAGATGTAGTTGAGTAAGAAAGATCGCCAATTCATTTAGGCAATAATATGGTGGCGATACGAGATACCACATATATCCATATGCAGATACGGAAAAAACTATCGTTAGTATTTACGATTAACGATCACAAAATTAGCGAGATACATTACAAGAGATACTAGCATGTTTTCGCTTAAGTCGACTTTACACTTCATGATTtgtcatgtgatttgtcatataaTTTGGTCATAGAGTGgaatttacatgtttacactgtgtgatttgtcatatgattttgtcataagcactgtcatgcggctcgttatagcttgtcacaggagaacctattccgcatgataaaatcatatgattttcggtaataataccgTCCTATAATACCAACATATTTAAATGTCACGTCTTATTATTATGTCAATTAAGCGGCATTTCCTTACCGAGAGACAacatcctttatttatttatttattttttattttattatttatttagtttattttattcttattttagTGTTGtatagtcttcttagtcataattttagtttagtttctttattaattatttttaatttggtataatataaacactaaatttgatatgcCCCGTCCAATTTTTCTTCGCAAGAGCCACCTGCgagcccaaaggcgtctgatctttttTGTCTTACTATTAGCTGTACGCAGTTGTTGTTcgtgtattattattaaaaattgggAAGCCATTGCAAGCAAAGATTTATTTTCCAACCTAATAGCTATTACCTATACTGTGTCTTATACATCTATAAGACACagccataaacaaaaagaaaaatgaataaaacctcattgtcactcatatcataagtcataacttattattcagtttaaacacgattttttaaaacatcatagaaacgaggaatcatataaacaaatctcatatgatattgtcatatgataaaattatgtagtgtaaagtcgactttattataatctatttctaatgagtgtagagtaataaaatctcatgaagtattcaaaagcgctacagggtaatccgtcaataaattccgtccgcattgcaaaattctgtcgtttcataaagagcaggtaggtatcaccctgttttaagggattagtccattgttatcgacagataaacactgagccagaggcgcgctagtgggttaattgacaaaagaatatcgCACCCTTATTCAAAAAGAGAAATAACTCAAAATTTGCGTTTATTGAGTTTTCATCATAAAGTGAAATAACTATGCAAGGAGAATGTCTAGTGCAACCTTTGGCGCCTTACGATGAAAAATGAAGGAGATAGATGACAGTGTTTCTCTTTTTGACTAACAGGCGGGAACAAGTTGATACCGATAAAGTGATCAAATTTAGTAATGAGTCGGCGTTAGGAGAGGTAAGAGCTGTGCAGTGAGTTAAAAAGGTGAAGTAACACGAAATCATTTGGTGTTATACTATCAGGTAATTATTTAATATACGTTTATTTTTTCCAAAAGTGCATTAATTTAGAGTTGTTTCACTTTATTAGAAAGGTTGACATCGTTTTTCCTGTAACATTGTGACTTATTACAGTTTAGTATAAATTACATCAGAGgattataaaaaacattttaagttaatgCATTctttgattaaaatatttaaccaaaTCATGAGTGATTAAGTATTGCTTCAGTATTATATTATTTAGATATCagaaaaatagtaattttttgtGTTACTTCTGTTTATTAATTATTGtccaattattttataatttaaacttgaaaactaattattgttagtaagtggttatttaatattttttattatataaaacatcattttaagcggtatctttatttttagacttTAAGATGTCTTCGAGAGCACGAAAAATACTCGGCTTAGTTGTTGAAAATACTGTGCTGAATTCTAAATATATGTCATCGGATTATAATTCAACTGAGAAATCTAATCATGCGGtgagtatttaaaatttttacataatatttaactGAGCATTGCCTCTAATTCCTCTTTTGATTTTAGTTATTAAGTGAAAATAGTTTCGCTGTTGAGATCCAGAAGAATGTTAACATGGAGGTTAAAATGGCACCGGAACCAGTGGATAGTAACGATAACTCAGTTGAAGTAGCTGTAATAGTAAGTACTTAAAGCTTGTAAACTGAATCACAAATTTACTGtttaattagtattttaataCCATaaccataaattataataattatgctGTTTAATTACAGAAATCTCAGTTTGCAAACATACAACCCTTAGTACCTTATGATGATACTGACGGTAGTTTATCTGACAATGAAGATATTGTTACTGGATGCTTAACTACGGAGGAAGGACATCGTCTTATTCAGTCTTCATCAAATAGTTCATCATCGTCAGCTTCATCTTTGGATTCATCCGATAGTTTATCTTCGGGCTCGTCCAATTGTTCTCCATTACCAGCAAAAGTAAACTTACTAACCCATATTAATCAAAACGTGACTGTTGATCAACTGGACAGTGATGGCGTTGTAAGTTATTATTTATGACTATTGATAGTTATTATAGATAATTTATACTATTAAATTATATTGATCTTTTAGGTAGTAAATCGTCGTCCCAGGGAGTTACAAAAGGTTCAAGATTATTATATTTCTCCTTTATGTACTGATGAAAGTGATGTTGACTTAAGCGATACAGATCCAACATTCATTAACATTGAATCTAAAAGAAAGAGAAACTActtttttgaaaatttgagaTCTTCTTCCACCAGTTCGGCAGATTCCTATCGTTCTTCTGGTAATTATATTCCAAAAAAGGGACGCAAACGGACTAAAAATCCTTCCCAATGGAAACAGAATAAACTTAAGCGCAGGCGTAATACAGGAAAATCATATGTATCCATGTCGCAAACAAAAAAGACTATTCCAGCCAGGTGTCTTAAAGAACCATGTACAGAAAAATGTAGACTTAAATGcactacaaatattaatatagagTGTAGGTACGACCTTTTTAAGAAGTTTTGGGATTTAGGTGATTTAAGTAAACAAAGAGCATACATAAGTGCCAGTATGATTGACATTCAGCCTAAATACAAATATAGCAATGCTCAGAGACCCAGACACAACAATAAAGCATTTCATTTCATTGTGAATAATACGACGATTAGAGTTTGTAAAACTTTTTACAAGGCTACATTGGACATCTCCGATAGGATGATATTTACGGTACAGAATAAAATGAACAACAACGATTTTTCGCAAACTGATTTTAGAGGCAGACATGACAGTCATAGAAAAATTAGTCCAGAATTACGAGCTGCAATCATTGAGCACATTCAATCTATCCCTAAAATTGAATCACACTACCTTCGAGCTTCTACAACAAAGGAATATATTGATGGCAGCAAAAATATCAAAGATTTGTTCAATGATTTTAAGCTAAAACAAGAAAATGACAATAGAGACGCAGGTACTTatagtaaatattataaaatatttacaacggAATTTAATCTCTCCTTTTTTCAACCAAAAAAGGATCAATGTGATCTATGCACCTCGTATAATAATTCTAATGCTGACCAAAAGAAGAACCTGGAAGAAAAATACCAAACgcatataaaagagaaaaactATAGTAGGATTGAAAAGTTTAATGATcgcagagaaataaataaaaatatcaaagtagTTGTGTTTGATTTAGAAGCGGTGTTGCAATGCCCAAGAGGTAACTCTTCTTCCTTTTACTATAAGTCTAAGCTTAATTGCTACAACTTAACTTTAACCGAATTAACACCACAGGATTTTAAGGTAGCCTACAAAAATGTACACTGCTATTTTTGGTCGGAGAGTGAGGCTAAACGTGGGGCTATAGAAATCGGATCATGTGTATGGGCATATCTAAAAGCTATAACTGATGAAGACGATGATGAAAAGGAAGTAATTTTCTATTCGGACAATTGTTGtggccagaataaaaataaatatttaacatctcTTTATCTTCATGCTGTGCAAACATTGACAATAAAAAGCATAacacataaatatttaataagaggACACACGCAGAATGAGGCTGATAGTGTCCATAGCCTAATtgaaaaggaaattaaaaaaaatttaaaatctggACCGATATACACACCAGACCAATATATTGCTTTAATTAAAAATGCCAAAAAGTCTCCACCTTCGATAATTGTTCATGAACTAAATTTTGAATCATTTCACGATTTAAAATTATTGCAAGAAGAATGGGGATATAATTATTCAACTAATACACAGGGACATAATGTTAATTGGAAcgaaattaaaattttgaaaatcgcTAAAGAAAATCCTTTTTCCATGTATTATAAAACATCATACAAAGATGAAAATTACCGGGAAGTAAATGTTAGAAATAAACGGAAGAAAATGAAACTAATTACAGAAATAGAACTTAAAGCAGCCTATTGTGATAAACAAAAAATAAGTGACAATAAGAAAAAAGACTTACAAGAACTAATTTCAAAAGGATTAGTTCCTTCATTTTATGCTGGGTTTTATAATtctatattttaagttttttttttaaatatattgattATAACGATTATGAGTATAAtcaaacttaggtattaattgtttaataagaatgtgttatttaattttgtatatcccAATGTAAAATGTTTTCTCTAATAAttatagataaaacaaaaaacacgACTTTTTATTTACAACAATCGTATTATATTTGTGAACAAAGATTAATATTTCAGtggtttatttttttagtataagCCAATACCGCAATAAGTCTAAATAGTTCACCTACATGATACGTGACTTTAATATAAAACTGCATTATTTATAATTGTTTCGACTTTGTCTAAATTATGATATTATATTTTTCATCAAAGagtaaaataaatatgaactttttttataaaattaatttatacgtattacagtttaaaaatataataatatggaaccacaatataataatgcattaGTTACACTACCCACTCCTACTTTTGGAATGACTATAAaaccatttttatatatttttttttgcaaattaagTTGTCTATAAAATATTATCAAACTTTAAATGCGTTTTCCCACCAAATTGAAATTTTGAGTTATTTCTTTTTCTGAATAAAGGTGcgatatgcattcttaaaaatcatattaaaggaaataaaaatgtaatacagcataacagtgttattaaaaaaatataaaatgtaacaataaaatatatacgaaccgaaatcgggaaatactcacaaacacacacgaatgaactttacatattgaaacacttgtggggagtttaaatcaatttattcacaaaaactacaaaaactttactggatacgttattacaattctacatcactatagtcttcatccgaagaactgtcatcatcccctggtgttataattatagggtcaaccacctgatcgaccaagttgtccagttcccacattttatcttccttcactatcactttccagtaatagtgcctttcgattgtgcttttcccaggaaaaaatcatactttttaaagttttccataaaagttttctggatatcaaaggaatatcgttatcttggcttatctccattagtattttgtcaagggtgggtatttcctttttaaaataaaacgaatgaacttttcttcgaatgtcacgtttggtgtcttcacctaagatttttattggtcttcctgattttctcttgcatggacttaactggcctgatatctttctttctcgcaataatttaaaaatcgtggactgtccaattccagtcattcgggcacatcgctcaacactttcttgcacagacaaactagggtgatcgtgttttatgcaatcatatacatttaaaattataactttttcactaacagatagcggagaattttttacacctcttttctttggagtaaatgtcgccattttataactttttcactatttctatatcacaatattactgtacgtttaattggtgtagtaacaattactaactcgaatgtcgaatgataataataaaataaaagagggattataatgaaagtgtaagtaaaacctcattacgcgttatttgtcttcatgttgatttattttagctcttagtaatattaggaggtgcgtcatacccttatcagtttcttctaatgcttttattcgttcagtaaggaagtgaatttgtttttataaataaaaatgtaattagctttaatgaccatataatggaatacgagtttgaagaataagttaatcgaaaaattaaataaaattggttatcacaaaatatccaaaatatgatattttgaggtacatcaatttttgacgacgaagttgacatccgtccatttgcctacgcccatgacgacaccgaaattcaggcaaattttatgacacttcatgatttattactctacactcatttgaaaccaattatagagGTAGATCAAAATGTATGTTTCCTTCTATAATTACGATTGAAGCTCGAATGTTTCCGATCGAATTTAACACCGTCTAAAATAACATGGTCTGCGTTGCCAGGTGTACGATAATTACCGTTCTATATGATAATTTTAACTTTGTCTGCAAC is drawn from Diabrotica undecimpunctata isolate CICGRU chromosome 5, icDiaUnde3, whole genome shotgun sequence and contains these coding sequences:
- the LOC140440916 gene encoding uncharacterized protein; amino-acid sequence: MSSRARKILGLVVENTVLNSKYMSSDYNSTEKSNHALLSENSFAVEIQKNVNMEVKMAPEPVDSNDNSVEVAVIKSQFANIQPLVPYDDTDGSLSDNEDIVTGCLTTEEGHRLIQSSSNSSSSSASSLDSSDSLSSGSSNCSPLPAKVNLLTHINQNVTVDQLDSDGVVVNRRPRELQKVQDYYISPLCTDESDVDLSDTDPTFINIESKRKRNYFFENLRSSSTSSADSYRSSGNYIPKKGRKRTKNPSQWKQNKLKRRRNTGKSYVSMSQTKKTIPARCLKEPCTEKCRLKCTTNINIECRYDLFKKFWDLGDLSKQRAYISASMIDIQPKYKYSNAQRPRHNNKAFHFIVNNTTIRVCKTFYKATLDISDRMIFTVQNKMNNNDFSQTDFRGRHDSHRKISPELRAAIIEHIQSIPKIESHYLRASTTKEYIDGSKNIKDLFNDFKLKQENDNRDAGTYSKYYKIFTTEFNLSFFQPKKDQCDLCTSYNNSNADQKKNLEEKYQTHIKEKNYSRIEKFNDRREINKNIKVVVFDLEAVLQCPRGNSSSFYYKSKLNCYNLTLTELTPQDFKVAYKNVHCYFWSESEAKRGAIEIGSCVWAYLKAITDEDDDEKEVIFYSDNCCGQNKNKYLTSLYLHAVQTLTIKSITHKYLIRGHTQNEADSVHSLIEKEIKKNLKSGPIYTPDQYIALIKNAKKSPPSIIVHELNFESFHDLKLLQEEWGYNYSTNTQGHNVNWNEIKILKIAKENPFSMYYKTSYKDENYREVNVRNKRKKMKLITEIELKAAYCDKQKISDNKKKDLQELISKGLVPSFYAGFYNSIF